The following are encoded in a window of Lagenorhynchus albirostris chromosome 3, mLagAlb1.1, whole genome shotgun sequence genomic DNA:
- the PLPP2 gene encoding LOW QUALITY PROTEIN: phospholipid phosphatase 2 (The sequence of the model RefSeq protein was modified relative to this genomic sequence to represent the inferred CDS: inserted 1 base in 1 codon) has product MERRWVFVLLDVLCVLVASLPSAILTLVNAPYKRGFYCGDDSIRYPYRPDTITHGLMAGVIITTTVILVSAGEAYLVYTDRLYSRSDFNNYLAALYKVLGAFLFGAAVSQSLTDLAKYMTGRLRPNFLAVCDPDWSRVNCSVYVQVEVCRGRPADVTESRLSFYSGHSSFGMYCMMFLALYVQARLCWKWARLLRPTVQFFLVAFALYVGYTRVSDYKHHWSDVLVGLLQGALVAGLTVRYVSDFFKARPPRHCLEDEEVERTPSXSLTLALGEAGCSLCGSPPAGARAVGSERVHGPGRSLSQDGWILAWVPLTPPPCTGLGGTWGSPSVWRGTLPQNPCLLLA; this is encoded by the exons ATGGAGCGGAGGTGGGTCTTCGTGCTGCTCGACGTGCTGTGCGTGCTGGTCG ccTCTCTGCCTTCCGCCATCCTGACGCTCGTGAACGCCCCGTACAAGCGAGGATTCTACTGTGGAGATGACTCCATCCGGTACCCCTACCGTCCAGACACCATCACCCACGGGCTCATGGCCGGggtcatcatcaccaccaccgtcATACTT GTGTCGGCCGGGGAGGCCTACCTGGTGTACACAGACCGCCTCTACTCCCGCTCCGACTTCAACAACTACCTGGCCGCCCTCTACAAGGTGTTGGGGGCGTTCCTGTTCGGGGCTGCAGTGAGCCAGTCGCTGACAGACCTGGCCAAGTACATGACTGGCCGGCTGCGGCCCaacttcctggctgtgtgtgaCCCTGACTGGAGCCGTGTCAACTGCTCCGTGTATGTGCAGGTGGAGGTGTGCAGGGGAAGGCCTGCTGACGTCACCGAGTCCAG ATTATCCTTCTACTCTGGACACTCCTCCTTTGGAATGTACTGCATGATGTTCTTGGCG CTCTACGTGCAGGCCCGGCTGTGCTGGAAGTGGGCACGGCTGCTGCGGCCCACCGTGCAGTTTTTCCTGGTGGCCTTTGCCCTTTACGTGGGCTACACCCGTGTGTCTGACTACAAACACCACTGGAGTGATGTTCTCGTTGGCCTCCTGCAGGGGGCGCTGGTGGCCGGCCTCACT GTCCGCTACGTCTCCGACTTCTTCAAAGCCCGGCCCCCGCGGCACTGCCTGGAGGATGAAGAGGTAGAGCGGACACCCA CATCACTGACACTGGCCCTGGGCGAGGCTGGCTGCAGCCTCTGCGGGTCCCCTCCTGCTGGGGCTCGGGCTGTGGGCAGCGAGCGTGTCCATGGTCCTGGCAGGTCCCTAAGCCAGGATGGCTGGATCCTGGCGTGGGTTCCGCTAACCCCACCTCCATGCACTGGGCTAGGGGGTACCTGGGGCAGCCCTAGCGTGTGGAGGGGGACTCTTCCTCAGAACCCCTGTCTTTTGTTGGCTTAG